One Phaseolus vulgaris cultivar G19833 chromosome 2, P. vulgaris v2.0, whole genome shotgun sequence DNA window includes the following coding sequences:
- the LOC137809801 gene encoding protein NODULATION SIGNALING PATHWAY 2-like: protein MDYEQFDFSFGPPYMNQLHECCLENAFPFQTEDISSPNTILDEMFGEESLELLLQHTNNQDFGFMNHNDPLEIEFCDGFALSSEENVHVAMEEGDSYLKGIQAELVEPTSLADLLLTGAEAVEAHNWALASDIIEKLNKASSLETGDGLLNRLALFFTQGLYYKSTNAPELLQRGAVSTHTNAFCVFQILQELSPYVKFAHFTANQAILEATEGAENVHIIDFDIMEGIQWPPLMVDLAMRKSTTSLRVSAITVDQRGAASAQQTGRRLKEFAASINFPFVFDQIMMEREEDIQGIELDQTLIVNCMIHQWMPNRSFSLVKTFLDGVTKLSPRLVVLVEEELFNFSRLKSMSFVEFFCEALHHYTALCDSLASSLWGSHKMEMTLIEKEILGLRILDSVREFPCEREERKVWEEGFYSLKGFRCVPMSTCNISQAKFLVSLFGGGYWVQFEKGRLALCWKSRPLTVASIWVPKGYSSDKVK, encoded by the coding sequence ATGGATTATGAGCAATTTGATTTCTCATTTGGCCCTCCTTACATGAACCAACTCCACGAGTGTTGCTTAGAAAATGCATTCCCATTCCAAACAGAAGATATATCATCACCAAATACCATCCTGGATGAAATGTTTGGTGAAGAGTCTTTGGAGTTGCTTCTGCAACACACAAACAACCAGGACTTTGGTTTTATGAATCATAATGATCCACTAGAGATTGAATTCTGTGATGGATTTGCCCTTAGTTCTGAGGAAAATGTGCATGTTGCAATGGAAGAAGGGGATTCTTATTTGAAGGGAATCCAAGCAGAGCTAGTGGAACCGACTAGTTTAGCTGATCTTCTGTTAACAGGAGCTGAAGCTGTTGAAGCACACAACTGGGCTCTTGCTTCAGACATAATTGAGAAACTTAATAAGGCATCTTCTTTAGAAACCGGTGATGGTTTGTTGAACAGGTTGGCTCTTTTCTTTACTCAGGGTCTGTATTATAAAAGTACAAATGCCCCTGAACTGTTGCAGCGTGGTGCTGTTTCTACACACACAAATGCTTTCTGTGTGTTTCAGATTCTCCAAGAACTCTCACCCTATGTGAAATTTGCTCATTTCACCGCCAACCAAGCAATCTTAGAAGCCACGGAAGGTGCTGAGAATGTTCACATCATTGATTTTGACATCATGGAGGGAATCCAGTGGCCACCCTTGATGGTTGACCTTGCAATGAGGAAAAGTACTACTTCCCTTAGAGTATCAGCCATCACAGTGGACCAGAGAGGTGCTGCTTCTGCTCAACAAAcaggaagaaggctcaaagaGTTTGCAGCTTCTATCAACTTTCCATTTGTGTTTGATCAAATCATGATGGAAAGAGAAGAAGATATTCAAGGAATTGAACTTGATCAAACACTCATAGTCAACTGTATGATACACCAGTGGATGCCCAATAGGAGCTTCTCACTGGTCAAAACCTTTTTGGATGGTGTAACCAAATTGTCCCCAAGGCTTGTGGTTTTAGTGGAGGAAGaactatttaatttttctaGGCTCAAATCCATGTCCTTTGTTGAGTTCTTCTGTGAGGCTTTACATCACTACACTGCACTTTGTGATTCACTTGCTAGTAGTCTATGGGGTAGCCACAAGATGGAGATGACCCTGATAGAGAAAGAGATTTTGGGGCTTAGAATCTTGGACAGTGTGAGGGAGTTTCCTTGTGAGAGAGAGGAGAGAAAGGTTTGGGAGGAAGGGTTTTATTCCTTGAAAGGGTTTAGATGTGTTCCTATGAGTACATGTAATATTTCACAAGCCAAGTTCTTGGTAAGCCTCTTTGGTGGAGGGTATTGGGTCCAATTCGAGAAGGGTAGGTTGGCCTTGTGTTGGAAGTCAAGGCCTTTGACTGTGGCTTCAATCTGGGTACCAAAGGGTTATTCGAGTGACAAAGTCAAATAG
- the LOC137812464 gene encoding transcription factor MAMYB: MEFLDEDARPRFVFQSGAAASTEPTHPNQKPTKPFLFVTVSLSSLFLALSLFFLESEPFKSLLFWLALSLLIGPFAPPSLTGGDVRVGLGEVVNFPDPEPETDDDARKPPQRRSRQRRPEEVAAIGPVVSVGAAEKRGGGGGGVEKVSTVVEEKEWSEEDVEVLKKQLIKNPVGMPGRWEAIAAAFAGRHGVESVIKKAKESGEKKVDDSESYAMFLKKRKALDKRVVEENGGEDSVTVEKAVENGWSSGEDVALLNALKAFPKDISMRWEKVAAAVPGRSKAACMRRFAELKKGFRSSKAAAE; the protein is encoded by the coding sequence ATGGAGTTCCTGGACGAGGACGCGAGGCCAAGGTTCGTGTTCCAGTCCGGTGCCGCTGCGAGCACCGAACCAACGCACCCCAACCAAAAACCTACCAAGCCATTCCTCTTCGTCACCGTTTCTCTCTCTTCGCTCTTCCTCGCTCTATCTCTCTTCTTCCTCGAATCCGAACCCTTCAAATCGCTCCTATTCTGGCTCGCGCTCTCTCTCCTCATCGGCCCCTTCGCTCCGCCCTCCCTCACCGGCGGCGACGTCCGCGTCGGCCTCGGCGAGGTCGTCAACTTTCCTGATCCGGAGCCCGAAACGGACGACGACGCTAGGAAGCCTCCGCAGCGGCGATCCAGACAGCGGAGGCCCGAGGAAGTCGCCGCCATCGGTCCGGTGGTGTCAGTCGGCGCGGCGGAGAAGAGAGGAGGAGGTGGCGGCGGAGTGGAGAAGGTTTCGACGGTGGTGGAGGAGAAGGAGTGGAGCGAGGAGGATGTGGAGGTGCTGAAAAAGCAGTTGATAAAGAATCCGGTGGGGATGCCGGGACGGTGGGAGGCGATAGCGGCGGCGTTCGCCGGAAGGCACGGTGTGGAGAGTGTGATAAAGAAGGCAAAGGAGTCGGGGGAGAAGAAAGTGGACGATTCGGAATCTTATGCAATGTTcttgaagaagaggaaggcgttGGATAAGAGGGTTGTGGAGGAGAATGGGGGTGAGGATTCGGTGACGGTGGAGAAAGCTGTTGAGAATGGTTGGAGTTCTGGTGAGGATGTCGCTTTGCTGAATGCACTGAAAGCGTTTCCTAAGGATATTTCAATGAGGTGGGAGAAGGTTGCCGCGGCGGTTCCCGGTAGATCCAAAGCGGCTTGCATGAGAAGATTTGCTGAATTGAAGAAAGGATTTCGGAGTTCAAAAGCTGCAGCCGAGTGA